From one Streptomyces spiramyceticus genomic stretch:
- a CDS encoding 2-hydroxyacid dehydrogenase — protein sequence MKVLAAGDHFVLNPLIGEALASAMTGTPVELTELTLPWPLEPFGKVAEVDEASNSEDELIKALQGVEVCVTQMAPFTERVLDAAPDLRLVVVCRGGPVNVNVEAARKRGVKVCFAPGRNAAATAEFTVGMMLAAMRRIPETHDSLARQGLWDGSYYTYERCGPELEDTRVGLIGYGAVGSRVARVLCAFGAEVEVYDPYVRGDVHGLRVASLDELLSRSRVVTLHARLTEETRGLIGARELALMPRSSVLVNVARGGLVDTDALCDALDSGQLAAAALDTYEQEPLPAGARLRGLPGVVMTPHLGGASRQVAEKAARIAAAEVARYAAGTPLAHCLT from the coding sequence ATGAAAGTCCTGGCCGCCGGTGACCACTTCGTCCTCAACCCACTGATCGGCGAGGCCCTGGCCTCCGCCATGACCGGCACGCCTGTCGAACTGACCGAGCTCACTCTCCCCTGGCCGCTGGAACCTTTCGGCAAGGTCGCCGAGGTCGACGAGGCCAGCAACTCGGAGGACGAGCTGATCAAGGCGCTGCAGGGCGTCGAGGTGTGCGTGACCCAGATGGCGCCGTTCACGGAGCGGGTGCTCGACGCCGCTCCCGACCTGCGGCTCGTCGTCGTCTGCCGCGGCGGCCCGGTCAACGTCAACGTCGAGGCGGCCCGCAAGCGGGGCGTGAAGGTGTGCTTCGCGCCGGGACGGAACGCCGCCGCGACGGCCGAGTTCACGGTCGGGATGATGCTGGCCGCGATGCGCCGCATCCCGGAGACCCACGACTCGCTCGCCCGGCAGGGCCTCTGGGACGGCTCGTACTACACGTACGAGCGGTGCGGTCCCGAGCTCGAAGACACTCGCGTCGGCCTGATCGGTTACGGCGCGGTGGGCAGCCGGGTCGCGCGGGTGCTGTGCGCGTTCGGTGCGGAGGTGGAGGTGTACGACCCGTATGTGCGCGGGGACGTGCACGGCCTTCGGGTCGCCTCGCTCGACGAGCTGCTGTCGCGGTCGCGGGTGGTGACGCTGCATGCGCGTCTGACGGAGGAGACGCGGGGTTTGATCGGCGCCCGGGAGCTCGCTCTGATGCCGCGTTCGTCCGTACTGGTGAACGTCGCGCGGGGCGGTCTGGTCGACACGGATGCGCTGTGCGACGCGCTGGACAGCGGGCAGTTGGCGGCGGCCGCTCTGGACACGTACGAGCAGGAGCCGCTGCCCGCCGGGGCGCGGCTGCGGGGCTTGCCCGGTGTCGTCATGACGCCGCACCTGGGCGGCGCGAGCCGTCAGGTCGCCGAGAAGGCGGCGCGTATCGCGGCGGCCGAGGTGGCCAGGTACGCCGCAGGAACCCCACTCGCGCACTGCCTGACCTGA